TCATGAGACTCCCAAGGCACGCCATTTGTGCATCTGGGTATTCCCAATGAGTCCCTATATATACCATGTTTGTTCACCTTAGTATACTTGCCCAAGTAGCCAACTAACTATAATAAGAATTCTCTTCTTTCTCTTAATCTCTCTTTCTTCTCTCTAAGAGAAGCTTATTAAGCTTCTTAATTCTCATTCACCCTTATAATTATCTCTCTAATAAGGGTTAAGGTtgagttaattaattaattatagttAAAAATGGCACTCTCTTCTCATCAACTCCATCAATTAACCTTCATCTTTGGCATTCTTGGTAACTTTGTATCTTGTGGTGTCTTCTTAGCTCCAATGTAAGATCCACCTCTTCTAAGTTTATAATATACTTATgtttaatatggtatcagagatCAACGTGACAAATTTAAATCATCTGAAATATTTAGCAACATGTATGAAAGAAACATATTAGCGAGGATGTATGATGGAGTATATAGCATATTATAAAGTTTCAGAGaatttgttattataataatttatattagctattatatataattctaaaaattatgttaattattttattaattgtttttaataaaaaaaaatgtacttGTGCAATGTTGTTGTATGATATAGGCCAACATTTTGGAGCATATACAAGAAGAAATCAACACAAGGGTTTCAAAGCATACCCTACTCGGTGGCACTCTTTAGTGCCATGCTGTTATTGTACTATGCCCTCATCAAGGAAAGCAATGGAATCATGATCATCACCATTAACACCTTTGGTTTTGTCACTGAAAGCTTCTATCTTATAATCTATCTCATTTACGCCACCAAAAAGGCTAGGGTACGttattacaattttaatttatttgatcatTCATTAATATGcctatttttataaaaagaaatgtagcaaatttatGGTAAGTTTGCCCTAAAGTAGTTGTTTGGTATTTAGCTATCGAGCTaacaatataatttaatattgttcGGTAAAAATTACTGTCAAGGAacaaattcaaccaaaagctaaaGTTAATGGTTGAGACCTCATGATATGTTACAGGATTTGAAGTTGTGACTTCGTGtgacgttggctctgataccatatcaaggaaccaactcaactaaacgCTTAAACTGATGTTTGACactctattatatgttatatactctaacagtcaCAGTAATTGTTGAAATATAATTTGTTTGATCTGCTTGCAGGCGTATACAGCAAGGTTGATTggactatttaatatattattttttggacTCATAGTTGGTGTAACAATGGTGTTTGTGCATGGAAGAGATGAACATACATTGTTATCTCGTGGTGGTATGCGTGAAAACGTTGTTGGGTGGATTTGTGGGATATTCTCTGTTTGTGTATTTGCAGCTCCACTTAGCGTCATGGtaagaaattaatttattttatttaataaataaataaatattataagaattaataaatatatttaattatttgtttttattttattataacaGAGGATGGTAATAAGGACCAAGAGTGTAGAGTTTATGCCATTTGGGTTATCATTCTCCCTCACGTTTTGCGCTATTTTCTGGTTCTTCTTTGGATTTCTCATCAAAGACTTCTACATTGCTGTAAGTAAATacattattttagaaaattaaaatttattgagATTGTAATATTACGTATTTATATGAGAATTTTTAAAGAAATGTAATTTTAACAGGTTAGTGGGTAAAAATATTAGTATTTCAATctattattatcaaaaaaaatttaacttttgatgattaattaataattccacTTATTATATGTGTCAGTTGAAAATGTACTTAACCTAAATAATTTAGATCATCTTATACTTAACGTTATTTCAACcttaaaaacactttaaaactttatttttttatttaaagataGTCTCGGCAATGAAAATAccacttttttaaaattttgagtaTATTTTCAACGGACACGTAaaatataagtgattatttacgTATCATCAAAAGGTggatttttatattctttagtgGTTGTTAAAGGAACAAATTCAATTTGATGGTTGAGGCGagataatataattcaaaaccaTGAGTACTTTTTGTCACATTAGTTCAAagtcaaccaaaagcttaagctgatgattgagcctcataatatatatatatatatatatatatatatatatatatatatggtatatacGCTAGCAGTGgacaataaattaaattattaatgtaaaaaattatctaaattaaggaaaataaattaaattgataaaTTGTTATCTAATgggtaaaaaaatgaaaaatttcaGTTACCAAATGTGCTTGGATTTGGGTTTGGAATAGCTCAAATGATACTATACATAATCTACAAAGACTCATCAAAGAAGAAGCAAAATAAGAACATTGATTTAGTGATAAAAGAAGCAGATTTAATACAATTACAAGAATTGGGTGTAGACATAAAGCAAAATGATGGGAAAGTTGAGAAAAAAGAGGAAGATTCTACGGCATTACACCCTCAAAACAAGGCTATTACTTGTACTGCCGAAAGTATTCAAGTTATTGTCCAAGAAATGGCTCAAGagaataacaacaacaatagcCTGCACCGTGAAATATGACCGTTGGTAATTCAAAAAATGGAGATCATTGCATGTATGAATGAATGAGTGAGTGAACAAGACGCTACATGCAATGCTATGTTTGTCGTTTCATTCTCACCATGCTGCGTTTTGATGGTGGATTATGTGGGGTCCATTGTTCTAAATTACATGATATGGAGAAGATGGAGAGAGGAGGAAGATAATAGGATTGAATTTAGTATTAAGCTTGctttatgtatattttattattatctctAAAATTAATATCTAGATTTAATTGTTGTACTTTTAGTTTTCATGTTTACGTATTGGAAGTGAGGAGTAATTTATCATTTGgtagtaaatattattatgtttagtaATCTCTCTATGTGCAAAttactctttattttatttttttaaggatGTAACGAACAAaccgaatatatatatatatatatatagagagagagcttattatttaaatgaaattataGCAGATTTTAtggaacaaataaaaaaaatattgcaatTTTAAAAGGATAAATTACTATTTCTCCAAAAATATCTTTAAAGGGTTAGATATAATCTTAACTCAAttaattagattattttgttaattttgatcaCTAGTTAGAGAGTATTGTAAATTAGCGACATGTTTAGTTGTTGATATTAGATATTGGAAATTGTAATGAAAATATATaagtacttaattaattaattagctagAATAATTGTTACTTGAAAAGTTTGTGATTATGCTTTTACctactaaaattttttatttttcatagaaTTACTTATTGTTGATCACTAGTAAATGACTATTCACcaattaatgtaatattattaattataatttgatgGATTTAGTAAAATATACTAACTAGGagtatattgatatt
The Amaranthus tricolor cultivar Red isolate AtriRed21 chromosome 11, ASM2621246v1, whole genome shotgun sequence DNA segment above includes these coding regions:
- the LOC130827398 gene encoding bidirectional sugar transporter SWEET9-like; protein product: MALSSHQLHQLTFIFGILGNFVSCGVFLAPMPTFWSIYKKKSTQGFQSIPYSVALFSAMLLLYYALIKESNGIMIITINTFGFVTESFYLIIYLIYATKKARAYTARLIGLFNILFFGLIVGVTMVFVHGRDEHTLLSRGGMRENVVGWICGIFSVCVFAAPLSVMRMVIRTKSVEFMPFGLSFSLTFCAIFWFFFGFLIKDFYIALPNVLGFGFGIAQMILYIIYKDSSKKKQNKNIDLVIKEADLIQLQELGVDIKQNDGKVEKKEEDSTALHPQNKAITCTAESIQVIVQEMAQENNNNNSLHREI